Proteins found in one Mucilaginibacter gracilis genomic segment:
- the ispE gene encoding 4-(cytidine 5'-diphospho)-2-C-methyl-D-erythritol kinase, translating into MINFPIAKINIGLNITARRADGYHDLETVFYPIKINDVLEIIKSDHLHFEASGLGIPGDVADNLCIKAYHLMKQDHDLPPVSIHLHKHIPIGAGLGGGSADAGYFIRLINQMFGLNLSAEAMRNYARVLGADCAFFIESKPVFAFDKGDQFEPVTLNLSGYYLALVMPPTHVSTGEAYRGVKPAPVKTSLKELIKLPVAEWRNHIKNDFEDHIFKAHPEIRGVKAALYQAGALYASMSGSGASVFGIFENKPDLEFLEKDNQVFSPL; encoded by the coding sequence ATGATAAATTTTCCGATAGCTAAAATAAATATAGGGTTAAATATTACCGCCCGCCGCGCAGATGGTTACCACGATTTGGAAACTGTTTTTTATCCCATCAAAATAAACGATGTGTTGGAGATTATAAAAAGCGACCACTTGCACTTCGAAGCTTCGGGCCTGGGTATACCGGGCGACGTAGCAGATAACCTTTGCATCAAAGCTTATCACCTGATGAAGCAGGATCATGACTTGCCTCCTGTGAGCATTCATCTGCATAAACACATTCCTATTGGCGCCGGTTTGGGTGGGGGTTCGGCTGATGCCGGATATTTTATCAGGTTAATTAACCAAATGTTCGGCTTAAATTTATCTGCCGAAGCAATGCGCAATTATGCGCGCGTTTTAGGTGCCGATTGTGCTTTTTTTATAGAAAGCAAACCTGTATTCGCTTTCGACAAGGGCGACCAGTTTGAACCGGTAACGCTCAATCTTTCTGGCTACTACCTGGCTTTGGTGATGCCACCTACGCATGTATCCACAGGTGAGGCTTATCGGGGCGTAAAACCTGCACCGGTAAAAACATCGTTAAAAGAATTGATAAAACTGCCCGTTGCCGAGTGGCGCAACCACATAAAAAACGATTTTGAAGATCATATTTTTAAGGCGCATCCCGAAATTAGGGGCGTAAAAGCAGCCCTTTACCAGGCCGGAGCTTTATATGCCAGCATGAGCGGCAGCGGTGCCTCCGTATTCGGGATATTTGAAAACAAGCCCGACCTGGAATTTTTGGAAAAAGATAACCAAGTGTTTAGCCCCCTCTAA
- a CDS encoding DMT family transporter, whose product MPGTTTKTQLNKNLIILHFTVFIWGFTGILGKLIHVQSVYLVWYRVLIALVTLYAYFKFNGNNYKVTRNLFLKLFFIGALVGGHWILFFQAIKSSTVSVTLVCLSSITLFTAIFEPLLSKKKISKLEILAGLFIISGILIIFKFETQYTLGIVLGLLSATFASLFSIFNSKLVKHSDAPVIAFYELLGAVVWISIYLLFTGGFNASMRLVPADIGYLVILGTVCTSLAYVAGVSVMKEFSAFRVALITNLEPVYGIIMAFLFFGEMDKMTAGFWVGAIILLSTIFLFPVAKTRLAARKAT is encoded by the coding sequence ATGCCCGGCACCACTACCAAAACACAGTTAAATAAAAACCTTATTATTTTACATTTTACGGTTTTTATATGGGGCTTTACCGGCATTTTGGGTAAACTTATCCACGTACAATCGGTTTACCTGGTTTGGTACCGGGTGCTTATAGCTTTGGTTACGCTTTATGCCTATTTTAAGTTTAACGGCAACAATTACAAGGTAACACGCAACCTGTTTTTAAAACTATTTTTTATTGGCGCGCTGGTTGGCGGCCATTGGATATTGTTTTTCCAGGCCATAAAATCTTCCACGGTTTCGGTAACGTTGGTGTGCCTGTCGTCCATAACCTTGTTTACGGCTATTTTTGAACCTTTACTGAGCAAAAAGAAAATCTCGAAACTCGAAATACTGGCCGGCTTGTTCATTATCTCGGGCATTTTAATAATTTTTAAATTTGAAACCCAATACACACTGGGTATTGTTTTGGGTTTGTTAAGCGCAACCTTTGCCAGTTTATTTTCCATATTTAATTCAAAACTGGTTAAGCACAGCGATGCTCCGGTTATTGCTTTTTACGAACTGTTAGGTGCCGTTGTATGGATAAGCATTTATTTGTTATTTACAGGCGGTTTTAATGCCAGCATGCGGTTAGTACCTGCGGATATTGGATACCTGGTTATATTAGGTACCGTTTGCACATCGCTGGCTTATGTTGCAGGTGTATCGGTAATGAAAGAGTTTTCGGCCTTCCGCGTTGCACTCATAACCAACCTTGAGCCCGTGTATGGCATTATAATGGCATTTTTATTTTTTGGCGAAATGGATAAAATGACAGCCGGTTTTTGGGTTGGGGCCATCATTTTATTATCAACCATATTTTTATTCCCGGTTGCTAAAACAAGGCTGGCGGCGCGCAAAGCAACATAA
- a CDS encoding NAD(P)-dependent oxidoreductase has product MTIGFIGLGNMGTPMAQNLIKAGYHLQVYNRTIAKADELEQASITKCNTPAEAAANVQFVVSMLSEDEILKEAVSGENGLLHTFPKGGVHISMSTISPETSQLLSGLHEQAGSHYIAAPVFGRPEAAAAKKLFVCTSGAALHKAAAQPILEALGQSVTDFGEDAGAANVLKIAGNFMIIASLELMAEAFTLAEKNGLDRVAVANFFGSTLFNAPIYQNYGKLIANKQYQPVGFKARLGLKDARLAIKLSQTSHTPMPLAMLAHNRLLTAVAKGGGDNDWVEAFGKGVTDDAGI; this is encoded by the coding sequence ATGACTATAGGATTTATTGGCTTAGGAAATATGGGCACCCCAATGGCCCAAAACCTTATTAAAGCCGGATACCATTTACAAGTTTACAACCGCACCATTGCCAAAGCCGATGAGCTTGAGCAGGCATCAATTACCAAATGCAATACCCCTGCCGAGGCTGCTGCCAACGTTCAGTTTGTGGTATCGATGTTATCAGAAGATGAAATTTTGAAAGAAGCTGTTTCGGGCGAGAATGGCCTATTGCACACGTTCCCCAAAGGAGGCGTACATATTTCCATGAGTACCATTTCGCCCGAAACTTCCCAACTGCTTTCCGGCCTGCACGAGCAGGCTGGCAGCCATTATATTGCCGCTCCGGTTTTTGGCCGCCCCGAAGCGGCAGCCGCAAAAAAACTATTCGTTTGTACATCGGGCGCGGCCCTGCACAAAGCAGCCGCCCAACCTATACTAGAGGCCCTGGGCCAAAGCGTAACCGATTTTGGTGAAGACGCCGGGGCAGCCAACGTACTTAAAATTGCAGGTAATTTTATGATTATTGCCTCGCTGGAACTAATGGCCGAGGCCTTTACCCTTGCAGAAAAAAACGGATTAGACCGTGTGGCTGTTGCCAACTTTTTTGGCTCAACCTTGTTTAATGCACCTATTTACCAAAACTATGGCAAGCTTATTGCCAACAAGCAATACCAACCGGTAGGCTTTAAAGCCCGCCTTGGCTTAAAGGACGCCCGCCTTGCAATTAAACTGTCGCAAACCAGCCATACACCTATGCCGCTTGCCATGCTGGCGCACAACCGCTTATTAACAGCCGTTGCAAAAGGTGGCGGCGATAATGATTGGGTTGAAGCTTTTGGCAAGGGCGTTACAGATGATGCGGGAATTTAA
- a CDS encoding LapA family protein: protein MRIKTILLIVVTILLTVIIMQNNQEVTFSILFWNPRFSILILTAVIAVTSLLIGIQIGRPRKAKFDESHPSMDNPTGTKNPPLTDEDREYIK, encoded by the coding sequence ATGCGCATCAAAACAATCCTACTCATTGTTGTAACTATTTTGCTTACTGTAATTATTATGCAAAATAACCAGGAAGTAACATTCAGTATTTTATTTTGGAATCCACGGTTCTCTATCCTCATTTTAACGGCGGTTATTGCGGTAACAAGTTTATTAATAGGCATCCAAATAGGCCGTCCGCGAAAAGCAAAGTTCGACGAATCGCACCCATCTATGGATAACCCAACCGGTACAAAAAACCCACCCTTAACCGACGAGGATCGCGAATACATTAAGTAA